A window from Polynucleobacter sp. MWH-UH25E encodes these proteins:
- a CDS encoding DNA-3-methyladenine glycosylase, with the protein MSTAKEKVASIGGAPDYWEQACRDLMKQDRIMKKIIPKYGSGFLVTRGDAFTTLARAIVGQQISVAAAQAVWDRVLVASKKKMNPKNILALSVEELRAAGLSGRKVEYIRDLADHFDSGRLHANQWKNMDDESVIQELSAIRGIGRWTAEMFLIFNLIRPNILPLDDVGLIKAISLNYFSGEPVSRHEAREVAANWAPWRTVATWYLWRSIDPIPVEY; encoded by the coding sequence GTGTCGACCGCAAAAGAAAAAGTTGCATCAATTGGTGGCGCCCCAGATTATTGGGAGCAAGCTTGTCGTGATTTAATGAAACAAGATCGCATCATGAAAAAAATCATTCCCAAATATGGCTCTGGTTTTTTGGTTACACGAGGCGATGCATTTACAACTCTCGCAAGAGCGATTGTGGGTCAGCAAATTTCTGTAGCGGCAGCCCAAGCAGTTTGGGATCGTGTTCTTGTCGCCAGCAAGAAAAAGATGAATCCCAAAAATATCTTAGCTTTATCGGTTGAGGAATTGCGCGCTGCGGGTTTATCTGGGCGCAAGGTCGAATACATTCGGGATTTGGCTGATCACTTTGATTCTGGACGTCTTCATGCCAATCAATGGAAAAACATGGATGATGAGAGCGTTATTCAAGAATTGAGCGCTATTCGGGGTATTGGGCGCTGGACCGCGGAAATGTTCCTCATTTTTAACCTGATTCGCCCCAATATCCTTCCTTTGGATGATGTGGGGCTAATTAAGGCCATTTCCCTCAATTACTTTAGTGGCGAGCCTGTAAGCCGCCATGAGGCTAGAGAGGTAGCGGCTAATTGGGCCCCATGGCGAACGGTTGCTACATGGTATTTGTGGAGAAGTATCGACCCCATTCCAGTTGAATATTAA
- a CDS encoding M48 family metallopeptidase — translation MSQFFTVSPMFESRKVQFSSPFRALAIFIAVASLIGCSTPAQQLADSQIAALNKQEAKSPEAQTQPYLGGYGPGDPPRLSTDAPYGPLNPELSETVGVPFLSFLIIEPDPVTKNAVPSDIEKLVKARKYQDAINAINDQLKKTPRNVQLRYVKARLQIELRDFDGAKKTLIEITQQFPELPEPYNNLAAIAANQGKWIEARDYLELALKLRPSYSLAAANLGEVYVRLGAKAYEDAAANTQLNQRLYSNRAKFLLNLLKPQTKGINNTVNPASNSSTNTLEGKSSNGEGTPKNQ, via the coding sequence ATGAGCCAGTTTTTCACCGTCAGCCCTATGTTTGAGTCCCGAAAAGTACAGTTTTCAAGCCCTTTCAGGGCATTAGCCATTTTTATTGCTGTAGCATCACTTATTGGCTGTAGCACTCCAGCACAGCAGCTTGCTGATTCTCAAATTGCGGCACTCAATAAACAAGAAGCAAAGTCTCCAGAGGCTCAAACGCAACCTTATCTAGGTGGCTATGGCCCAGGGGACCCACCACGCCTTTCTACCGATGCTCCTTATGGTCCATTGAATCCGGAGCTATCGGAAACCGTTGGCGTTCCCTTTTTATCATTTCTGATTATTGAACCAGATCCGGTTACTAAAAATGCAGTGCCGTCGGATATTGAAAAGCTCGTCAAAGCACGCAAATACCAAGATGCAATTAATGCAATTAATGATCAACTGAAAAAGACTCCACGTAATGTGCAACTGCGTTATGTAAAAGCACGTTTACAGATTGAATTACGTGACTTCGATGGTGCCAAAAAAACCTTAATTGAAATTACCCAACAATTTCCAGAACTGCCAGAACCCTACAATAATCTCGCAGCAATTGCCGCCAACCAAGGCAAATGGATCGAGGCGCGCGATTATCTTGAGTTAGCACTTAAGCTCAGACCGAGCTATAGCCTTGCTGCTGCGAACTTAGGTGAAGTCTATGTTCGCCTTGGTGCAAAAGCCTATGAAGACGCGGCTGCCAATACCCAGTTAAATCAGCGTCTATATTCCAATCGCGCTAAATTCTTATTGAACCTATTGAAGCCACAAACCAAAGGTATCAATAACACTGTTAATCCTGCATCAAATTCTTCCACTAACACATTAGAAGGTAAATCAAGCAATGGCGAAGGCACTCCTAAAAACCAATAA
- a CDS encoding UDP-2,3-diacylglucosamine diphosphatase, producing the protein MIPQHASALLISDLHLTPSMPLTAQRFFDFCEKDTSQAEAVFILGDLFEYWVGDDAASHSPFQHEVKQALSNLSNKVKTYYIHGNRDFLVGSAFLKKTGMTLLADPSPVEIAGNKYLLSHGDALCTADIGYQIFRGWVRKSWLQKLFLALPITWRRAVANQLRMNSHTNYARGAQASYQQNKIKTDVTKEACAAILREHSGEILIHGHTHRPSHHQESLGSQSWERWVLSDWDLDHPEATAPRANALLINAQGVRAIDLIKA; encoded by the coding sequence ATGATCCCGCAACACGCGAGCGCACTGCTCATTTCAGATCTTCATTTGACGCCGTCAATGCCTTTGACGGCGCAACGTTTTTTTGACTTCTGCGAAAAAGATACCTCCCAAGCGGAGGCTGTCTTTATATTGGGGGACCTCTTTGAATACTGGGTTGGTGATGATGCGGCAAGTCACTCTCCCTTTCAGCATGAGGTAAAGCAGGCTCTCTCCAACCTATCAAACAAGGTTAAGACCTACTACATCCACGGTAACCGGGATTTTCTAGTGGGCTCTGCGTTCCTGAAAAAAACCGGTATGACTTTACTGGCCGATCCTTCACCGGTGGAAATTGCTGGCAATAAATACCTACTTTCCCATGGTGACGCACTATGTACCGCTGATATTGGCTATCAAATATTTCGCGGCTGGGTTAGAAAATCTTGGCTGCAAAAATTATTTCTCGCTTTACCAATTACTTGGAGACGTGCAGTTGCCAACCAATTGCGCATGAATAGTCACACTAACTACGCGCGTGGCGCCCAAGCATCCTATCAGCAGAATAAAATAAAGACGGATGTCACTAAAGAGGCTTGTGCCGCAATCCTGCGAGAACATTCTGGCGAAATATTAATTCATGGTCATACGCATAGACCATCACATCACCAGGAGTCTCTAGGAAGTCAGTCTTGGGAACGCTGGGTTCTTTCAGACTGGGACCTAGATCACCCCGAAGCAACTGCTCCACGAGCAAACGCCCTACTAATCAACGCGCAAGGCGTGCGTGCGATTGATTTAATTAAGGCCTAG
- the cysS gene encoding cysteine--tRNA ligase, which translates to MLQIYNTLNRSKQVFKPIKPGKVKMYVCGMTVYDFCHIGHARVMIVFDMVVRWLRASGYEVLYVRNITDIDDKIINRALENGEPISALTNRFIDAMHADSDELGLMHPDKEPRATDYIKQMQGMIGKLIENELAYQAEDGDVNFAVRLLPRYGQLSGKTLDELNAGERVAVGGGKRDPLDFVLWKSAKPEEPADTRWASPWGEGRPGWHIECSAMSCDLLGEHFDIHGGGADLQFPHHENEIAQSEGALYGQNRKESDAPFVNYWMHNGHIRVNEEKMSKSLGNFFLIRDVLKSFDPEVLRFFMLKAHYRSPINYSDAQLEEARSGLVRLYTALAHAPTASNPSLDVESLWVQRFTEAMNDDFNTPEAIAVLFELASEVNRAQGQDKVALAATLKSLGGILNFLQRDPTAFLQMGSKNDGELQAQDIEDQIAARAAAKQAKEFTKADLIRKTLLEQGIVLEDKPGGITEWRRA; encoded by the coding sequence ATGCTGCAAATCTATAACACCCTTAACCGTTCTAAGCAGGTTTTTAAGCCCATCAAGCCAGGTAAGGTAAAGATGTATGTCTGCGGCATGACAGTCTATGACTTTTGCCATATTGGTCATGCTAGGGTCATGATTGTCTTTGATATGGTCGTTCGCTGGTTGAGGGCGAGTGGATATGAAGTGCTTTATGTTCGCAATATCACGGACATCGACGACAAAATTATTAATCGCGCATTAGAGAATGGCGAGCCAATTTCGGCTTTAACAAATCGCTTCATTGACGCTATGCATGCCGATTCGGATGAATTGGGCCTAATGCATCCAGATAAAGAGCCACGCGCAACAGACTACATAAAGCAAATGCAGGGAATGATTGGTAAGCTTATTGAAAATGAGCTTGCTTATCAGGCGGAAGATGGTGATGTGAACTTTGCAGTTCGCTTGCTTCCTCGTTATGGCCAACTTTCTGGCAAAACTTTAGATGAATTAAACGCGGGTGAACGTGTAGCGGTTGGTGGCGGCAAACGCGATCCACTCGACTTTGTGTTGTGGAAGAGTGCTAAGCCCGAAGAGCCGGCTGATACACGTTGGGCATCTCCTTGGGGTGAAGGCAGACCGGGCTGGCACATTGAGTGCTCAGCCATGTCATGCGACTTGCTAGGTGAACATTTTGACATTCATGGCGGTGGCGCCGACTTGCAGTTTCCTCATCATGAGAATGAGATTGCCCAAAGCGAAGGGGCTTTATATGGCCAGAATCGCAAAGAGAGTGATGCTCCATTTGTAAATTATTGGATGCATAACGGACATATTCGTGTAAACGAAGAGAAGATGTCTAAATCATTGGGCAATTTCTTTTTGATTCGGGATGTACTTAAAAGCTTTGATCCAGAGGTATTGAGATTCTTCATGCTCAAAGCACATTACCGTAGTCCAATTAATTACAGTGATGCGCAATTAGAAGAGGCGCGGTCTGGCTTAGTGCGTTTATATACCGCACTTGCTCATGCGCCAACGGCCAGCAACCCTTCATTAGATGTTGAGAGTCTTTGGGTCCAGCGCTTTACTGAGGCGATGAATGATGATTTCAATACGCCAGAGGCAATAGCTGTTCTGTTTGAGCTGGCAAGTGAAGTAAATCGTGCCCAAGGTCAAGATAAAGTTGCTCTAGCTGCGACCCTTAAGTCACTTGGCGGCATCCTTAATTTCTTACAAAGAGATCCAACCGCATTCTTGCAAATGGGATCAAAGAATGATGGAGAGCTGCAAGCGCAAGATATTGAAGATCAAATCGCTGCACGTGCTGCAGCTAAACAAGCGAAAGAATTTACTAAAGCAGATCTCATTAGAAAGACCTTGCTTGAGCAAGGTATCGTTTTGGAAGACAAGCCGGGCGGCATTACTGAATGGCGTAGAGCGTAG
- a CDS encoding acetyl-CoA carboxylase carboxyltransferase subunit alpha has product MKTTFLDFEQQIAELESKIEELRFVQDESSVDISDEIKTLSEKSLQLTKDVYANLTPWQVSQVARHPQRPYTLDYVGALFTDFHELHGDRTFADDQSIIGGLARFDNQPCMVIGHQKGRDTKERALRNFGMSRPEGYRKAMRLMRLAEKFGIPVFTFVDTPGAFPGIDAEERNQSEAIGRNLYVQAELEVPIIATIIGEGGSGGALAIAMGDVVLMLQNSTYSVISPEGCASILWKTADKASEAAEQLGLTAQRLKALGLIDKIVAEPIGGAHRDYDVMMSNMRKALAESLNTFDGMKTDALLERRHERLMSYGKFKEVAAKS; this is encoded by the coding sequence ATGAAAACGACTTTCCTGGATTTTGAGCAGCAAATCGCCGAATTAGAGTCAAAGATTGAAGAGCTGCGTTTTGTGCAAGATGAATCATCGGTGGACATATCCGATGAGATCAAAACACTTTCTGAAAAAAGTCTGCAGCTTACTAAAGATGTTTATGCCAATTTAACTCCATGGCAAGTCTCTCAAGTTGCACGACATCCTCAAAGACCATACACACTAGATTATGTAGGCGCATTATTTACCGATTTCCATGAATTGCACGGTGATCGTACTTTTGCGGACGATCAATCCATCATTGGTGGTCTAGCGCGTTTTGATAATCAACCTTGTATGGTGATCGGTCACCAAAAAGGTCGCGATACAAAAGAGCGCGCATTGCGAAACTTTGGCATGAGTCGTCCTGAAGGTTATCGCAAGGCAATGCGCTTAATGCGACTTGCGGAAAAATTTGGTATTCCAGTATTTACTTTTGTGGATACACCAGGTGCCTTTCCTGGAATAGATGCGGAAGAGCGCAATCAATCAGAAGCGATTGGTCGCAATCTCTATGTTCAGGCTGAGTTAGAAGTTCCAATCATTGCTACCATTATTGGTGAGGGCGGTTCTGGAGGGGCTCTGGCGATTGCAATGGGTGACGTGGTTCTGATGCTGCAAAACTCTACCTATTCTGTGATTTCACCTGAGGGCTGCGCCTCGATTTTATGGAAGACTGCCGATAAGGCTTCAGAGGCGGCTGAACAGCTGGGCTTGACGGCTCAACGGTTAAAAGCGCTGGGTTTGATCGACAAAATTGTTGCCGAGCCTATTGGCGGCGCACATCGTGATTATGATGTGATGATGAGCAATATGCGCAAGGCGCTTGCTGAATCTCTCAATACTTTTGATGGCATGAAAACAGATGCGTTGCTTGAGCGTCGCCATGAGCGCCTAATGAGTTATGGCAAGTTCAAGGAAGTCGCAGCTAAGTCCTAA
- a CDS encoding peptidylprolyl isomerase yields the protein MAKALLKTNKGDITLTLDSAKAPKSVANFLQYVKSGHYDGTIFHRVIDNFMIQGGGMAPGMKQKPTGAEIENEANNGLKNERGTIAMARTSDPHSATAQFFINVNNNDFLNHTAPNAQGWGYAVFGKVSDGMDVVDAIRKVKTGNAGFHQDVPTEDVVIEKATVLEE from the coding sequence ATGGCGAAGGCACTCCTAAAAACCAATAAGGGTGATATCACCCTCACTCTCGATTCTGCTAAGGCACCAAAAAGCGTTGCCAATTTTTTGCAGTATGTAAAAAGCGGTCACTACGACGGTACGATCTTCCATCGCGTGATTGATAACTTCATGATTCAAGGTGGCGGCATGGCTCCTGGCATGAAACAAAAACCAACAGGTGCTGAGATTGAAAATGAGGCCAACAATGGTCTTAAAAATGAACGTGGCACGATTGCCATGGCCCGCACTAGCGACCCCCACTCTGCGACTGCGCAATTTTTTATCAACGTTAATAACAACGATTTTTTGAACCACACCGCACCGAATGCTCAAGGCTGGGGCTATGCAGTATTTGGCAAGGTAAGCGATGGCATGGATGTTGTTGACGCTATACGCAAGGTGAAAACTGGTAATGCAGGCTTTCATCAAGACGTTCCAACTGAAGATGTCGTCATTGAGAAAGCGACCGTTCTCGAGGAATGA
- a CDS encoding aspartate kinase, whose translation MALIVHKYGGTSMGSVERIANVAKRVAKWMRAGHQVVVVPSAMSGETNRLLGLAKEINPNPSPRELDQIASTGEQVSSGLLALALMKEGIDAVSYAGWQVTVYTDSSFTKARIKSIDSKKILNDLNAGRAVVVTGFQGVDPEGNITTLGRGGSDTSAVAMAAALKADECLIYTDVDGVYTTDPRVCEDARRLDKITFEEMLEMASLGSKVLQIRSVEFAGKYKVKTRVLSSLTDPMMPLDQEMKSGTLITFEEDSTMEAAVISGIAFARDEAKITVLGVPDRPGIAYQILGPIADANIDVDIIIQNQSVEGKTDFTFTVPRADYQKALDILKGTVQAHIEAKEISGDPKVSKVSVVGVGMRSHVGIASKMFRTLSEEGINILMISTSEIKISVVIDEKYMELAVRALHKAFELDQK comes from the coding sequence ATGGCTCTTATTGTTCATAAGTATGGCGGCACCTCAATGGGTTCAGTTGAACGCATTGCAAATGTTGCAAAGCGTGTTGCTAAATGGATGCGTGCTGGCCATCAAGTGGTGGTTGTGCCATCCGCTATGTCGGGCGAAACCAATCGGTTGCTAGGCCTGGCAAAAGAAATCAATCCAAATCCAAGTCCTCGTGAGCTTGATCAAATTGCTTCTACAGGTGAACAGGTTAGTTCTGGTCTATTAGCATTGGCTTTGATGAAAGAGGGTATTGATGCGGTTAGTTATGCCGGTTGGCAAGTAACCGTATATACGGACTCCTCTTTTACTAAAGCGCGTATTAAAAGCATTGATAGCAAAAAGATTTTGAATGATCTAAACGCTGGTCGTGCAGTTGTTGTTACTGGATTTCAGGGTGTAGATCCAGAAGGCAATATCACTACATTAGGCCGTGGCGGCTCTGATACATCCGCGGTGGCTATGGCTGCTGCATTAAAAGCAGATGAGTGCCTCATCTACACAGACGTTGATGGTGTGTATACAACTGACCCACGTGTTTGTGAAGATGCGCGTCGCCTAGATAAGATTACTTTTGAAGAGATGCTTGAGATGGCAAGCTTAGGCTCAAAGGTATTACAAATTCGTTCTGTTGAGTTTGCTGGTAAGTACAAAGTTAAAACCCGTGTTCTGTCATCACTGACAGATCCTATGATGCCTTTAGACCAAGAGATGAAGTCGGGCACCTTGATTACATTTGAAGAGGACAGCACTATGGAAGCCGCCGTTATTTCCGGTATCGCCTTTGCGCGCGATGAAGCGAAAATTACCGTACTCGGAGTTCCTGATCGCCCAGGTATTGCATATCAAATCCTGGGTCCAATCGCTGATGCGAACATTGATGTAGACATTATTATTCAGAATCAATCAGTTGAAGGTAAAACCGATTTCACATTCACTGTGCCGCGCGCTGATTATCAAAAAGCCTTGGACATTCTTAAGGGAACAGTACAAGCCCATATTGAAGCTAAAGAAATTTCAGGTGATCCTAAAGTTTCCAAGGTATCTGTTGTTGGCGTTGGCATGCGTTCGCATGTTGGTATTGCTAGCAAAATGTTCCGCACCTTGTCGGAGGAGGGTATCAATATCCTCATGATCTCTACCAGTGAAATTAAGATTTCTGTCGTCATCGATGAGAAATATATGGAATTGGCTGTACGCGCTTTGCACAAGGCGTTTGAGTTGGATCAGAAGTAA
- the tilS gene encoding tRNA lysidine(34) synthetase TilS: MASSRKSQLSPKSPKRIAVALSGGLDSVVLLDTVCRAQTESKNSALEIYAFHIHHGLQKPADDWLLFCEKLAKKYQIYFDFRLLHLGDQKIGGNVEGRARKARYEALAELCEQYGIDDLLLAHHQNDQAETVLLQLLRGSGVAGLSGMPNTRKLKTPNKEITLWRPLLNQSRAELESYAKERNLKWVEDPSNQDDVFKRNAIRKQIIPRLEQLQPEAVANLARSANLIGESQGLLDRLAQIDGKTIYQEGVISIKPLKALAKFDLPAANNVLRYWLKIKGLSMPSQKRLGAWWQDLDLVKSDAQLEWLHDGQIIRLWRGQLQVSVELDGGWIFQPVPIRSKKPGLSATWIKRAQKDGLICIKARSGAEKLQIKANAPRRTLKNLYQESDIPPWQRHAPLLYIGQELIAVAGVGVSYPHLVHSGSRVWPEWQQTSN, from the coding sequence ATGGCAAGTTCAAGGAAGTCGCAGCTAAGTCCTAAATCACCTAAACGAATTGCGGTCGCTTTAAGTGGCGGCCTCGATTCGGTGGTGTTGCTTGATACGGTTTGTCGAGCACAAACTGAGAGCAAAAATTCTGCTCTAGAAATTTATGCTTTTCACATTCATCATGGCTTGCAAAAGCCGGCAGATGACTGGCTGCTTTTCTGCGAAAAGCTTGCAAAAAAATATCAAATTTACTTTGATTTTCGTCTGCTTCATCTTGGCGATCAAAAGATTGGTGGCAATGTTGAAGGACGAGCTCGTAAGGCACGGTATGAGGCTTTGGCAGAGCTTTGCGAGCAATATGGAATCGATGATTTGCTCTTAGCACACCATCAAAACGATCAAGCTGAGACCGTTCTCTTGCAGTTGCTGCGAGGATCTGGCGTTGCTGGATTGTCTGGAATGCCAAATACCCGCAAGTTGAAGACGCCAAATAAGGAAATTACTTTATGGCGACCATTACTTAATCAAAGTCGCGCTGAATTAGAGTCTTATGCGAAAGAGCGTAATCTCAAGTGGGTAGAAGATCCAAGCAATCAAGACGATGTGTTTAAGCGCAATGCTATTCGCAAACAAATTATTCCTAGACTAGAACAACTCCAACCCGAAGCAGTGGCAAATCTTGCGAGAAGTGCCAACTTGATTGGCGAGTCTCAGGGCTTATTAGATCGCTTAGCTCAAATTGATGGCAAGACCATTTATCAAGAAGGCGTTATTTCCATAAAGCCATTAAAAGCTCTGGCAAAGTTCGATTTACCGGCTGCAAATAATGTATTGCGTTATTGGCTAAAAATCAAAGGACTTTCTATGCCTTCACAAAAGAGGCTTGGTGCTTGGTGGCAAGATCTTGATTTGGTGAAGTCAGATGCGCAGTTAGAGTGGTTGCATGACGGTCAAATCATTCGACTTTGGAGGGGGCAGTTACAAGTTTCTGTAGAGTTGGATGGGGGGTGGATTTTTCAACCAGTTCCAATCAGAAGTAAAAAACCAGGATTAAGTGCTACTTGGATCAAGAGGGCCCAAAAGGACGGCTTAATTTGTATTAAGGCGAGATCGGGCGCTGAAAAATTGCAGATCAAGGCGAATGCACCGCGCAGAACCCTCAAAAATCTATATCAAGAGAGTGATATTCCTCCCTGGCAGCGCCATGCGCCACTTCTCTATATTGGTCAGGAGTTAATTGCTGTCGCTGGCGTGGGGGTAAGTTACCCGCATTTGGTTCATTCGGGGTCTAGGGTTTGGCCAGAGTGGCAGCAGACGTCAAACTAA